A single genomic interval of uncultured Sphaerochaeta sp. harbors:
- a CDS encoding iron-containing alcohol dehydrogenase: MDQMKRAYTLLNDWKGDSYVHGLGVLDQVGPLAAKFGKRALVVSNTTYMKPVADRVVSYLNAAGVELAGNMIAPDAKPNAPREDVYRLESYILHTKPDCIVVIGGGSAIDAVKAANALATLGAKVTPEIDHYFGTNVVSKSLDETGSSLIPVIAVQTSASSGAHLTKYSNVTDPVAGQKKLIVDNAVVPTVGLFDYETTVSMPISVTIDGALDAIAHTFEVFCGAKEETYEKAREIAECAISLVAEYAKVLVEDPKNVKAREAIGLATDLGGYAIMIGGTSGAHLTSFSLVDIVSHGTACGIMNPYYAVLYSKAIQKQLKVVGSIFAEFGFGSSVESLEGEELAVAVAEAMIAFSKSIKAPSKLNDLKGFSEAHIERALNAAKDPQLAMKLQNMPVPMSSSDVDTYMAPLLRAAASGDLSLIKAM, from the coding sequence ATGGATCAAATGAAACGTGCCTATACACTCTTGAATGATTGGAAAGGGGACTCATATGTCCACGGCCTGGGAGTGCTTGACCAGGTAGGGCCATTGGCTGCCAAATTTGGCAAGCGTGCCCTCGTGGTAAGCAATACCACCTATATGAAGCCGGTTGCAGACCGGGTTGTTTCCTACCTCAATGCCGCAGGTGTTGAACTTGCCGGTAATATGATCGCTCCCGATGCAAAGCCCAATGCCCCCCGTGAGGATGTATATCGACTCGAGTCCTATATCCTGCACACCAAGCCCGATTGCATCGTCGTTATCGGTGGTGGTTCGGCCATCGATGCAGTGAAGGCAGCCAATGCACTGGCTACCCTTGGCGCAAAGGTGACCCCAGAGATCGACCACTACTTCGGGACCAATGTGGTGAGCAAGTCCCTTGATGAGACCGGCTCTTCCCTGATTCCTGTCATCGCAGTGCAGACCAGTGCCTCCAGTGGTGCCCACCTGACCAAGTATTCCAACGTCACCGACCCGGTGGCCGGACAGAAGAAGCTTATCGTGGACAACGCAGTCGTCCCGACTGTTGGCCTGTTCGACTATGAGACAACGGTCAGCATGCCGATCAGCGTGACCATCGACGGAGCCCTTGATGCCATTGCACACACCTTTGAGGTGTTCTGTGGTGCCAAGGAAGAGACCTATGAGAAGGCCCGTGAGATCGCCGAGTGTGCCATCAGCCTGGTGGCAGAGTATGCAAAGGTACTGGTCGAGGATCCCAAGAATGTGAAGGCACGTGAGGCTATCGGCCTTGCCACCGACCTTGGTGGGTATGCCATCATGATCGGGGGAACCAGTGGTGCTCACCTTACCAGCTTTTCCCTGGTGGACATTGTCAGCCATGGGACAGCCTGCGGAATCATGAACCCTTACTATGCGGTGCTCTACTCCAAGGCAATCCAGAAGCAGCTGAAGGTTGTTGGTTCAATCTTCGCCGAGTTCGGTTTTGGATCTTCTGTGGAGAGCCTGGAAGGGGAAGAACTTGCAGTTGCCGTGGCTGAGGCCATGATTGCATTCAGCAAGTCCATCAAGGCTCCCAGCAAGCTCAATGACCTGAAGGGATTCAGTGAGGCTCATATCGAGCGTGCATTGAATGCTGCTAAGGACCCTCAGCTTGCAATGAAATTGCAGAACATGCCGGTTCCGATGAGCAGTAGTGATGTTGACACCTACATGGCACCCCTGCTTCGTGCAGCTGCCAGTGGGGACCTCTCCCTGATCAAGGCGATGTAA
- a CDS encoding transketolase C-terminal domain-containing protein produces MSDAMRDAFGKKLAELGATHPELVVFDADVSSSTKSAYFGKAFPDRFYNVGVAEANMVDIAAGMATAGYHPVVNAFAIFLALKATDQIRNTLCYNNLPVIIAGAYGGLSDSFDGASHQAITDIAIMRALPNMQVIVPGDAKQAEQALEYALKQKGPVYIRLNRNAMPDLPASDTIGTVCTASGSDVTIAANGITASFANEAAALLQKEGIKAEVLSVPVVKPLDVQTLKESVAKTGKLLCVEEHVLAGGFSSAVSEAFMKAGISCRFDAIGIEDVFTETGPYEPLLAKYGISAENIAERAKKLCK; encoded by the coding sequence ATGAGCGATGCCATGAGAGATGCTTTCGGCAAGAAACTTGCCGAACTGGGTGCTACCCATCCTGAGTTGGTGGTGTTTGATGCTGATGTGTCTTCATCTACCAAGAGTGCATATTTTGGAAAGGCTTTTCCCGACCGCTTCTATAATGTAGGAGTGGCTGAGGCGAACATGGTCGATATTGCTGCTGGTATGGCAACAGCTGGATACCATCCTGTGGTTAACGCATTTGCCATCTTCCTCGCCCTGAAAGCTACCGACCAGATTCGTAATACCCTTTGCTACAATAACCTTCCTGTCATCATCGCAGGAGCTTATGGTGGCCTTTCCGACTCCTTTGATGGAGCAAGCCACCAAGCAATAACTGACATTGCCATCATGAGAGCACTACCGAATATGCAGGTTATCGTTCCTGGTGATGCCAAACAAGCTGAGCAGGCATTGGAATATGCACTGAAGCAGAAGGGCCCTGTGTATATCAGACTTAACCGTAATGCAATGCCTGATCTTCCTGCCTCTGATACGATCGGAACAGTCTGTACTGCAAGCGGAAGTGATGTAACCATCGCAGCGAACGGTATTACTGCAAGCTTCGCCAATGAGGCAGCCGCCCTGCTCCAGAAAGAGGGGATCAAGGCTGAGGTACTGAGTGTACCGGTAGTAAAGCCACTTGATGTCCAGACACTCAAGGAGAGCGTAGCCAAGACCGGCAAGCTGCTTTGCGTAGAAGAGCATGTGCTCGCTGGTGGATTCTCCAGTGCTGTCAGTGAGGCCTTTATGAAAGCAGGGATTTCCTGTAGATTTGATGCTATAGGAATCGAGGATGTATTTACCGAGACTGGTCCTTATGAACCACTCTTGGCAAAATATGGAATTAGCGCAGAGAATATTGCAGAACGCGCAAAAAAACTTTGCAAATAA